In the genome of Actinomycetes bacterium, the window ACGTCGGAGACTGACGTATAGCTGATGGTGGCGGAGCACGACTCGCCGAACGCGAAGTCGGGCGAGGGGTCTAACGAGTAGGAAGTGCCGTTGCCGGTGCGGTCGACGGTGTGGCTGCCACTGTTCGCGCACTGCAGCGTCAGTGCGCCGTCCGTGAGGGTGACCGGCTCGTTGAAGGTGACGGCGACGTTGGCGTCGACGGCGACGTCGACCCCATTGTTCGCGGGTGAAGTCTGGCTCACGATCGGTCGGTCGTCCCCGACGAACGTGTGCGCGCCCAGGCCGTCGAAGGTGTCCGTCGCGAAGCCGCTCCACTGGACCGCGGGGTCGAACGCGTCGCCAATGTTGGTGTCGCCGTTCTGGACCGTGGGCTCGCGGCGCAGCGTGTTGTCGGCCGTGCTCGTCAAGCCGCTGCCCCACTCGGTCCCGGGGTCGACTCCGGCCTGGCCGATCGAGTCGACGACCACCGTGCCCTTTCGCAGGGTGATCGCGTCGTCGCCGTTGTACCAACTCGCCGAACTCGTCTGGTCCGCCTGCGCGAGGATCGTTGCGCTTGCGCTCGACTGGGCGAGCACGAACACGTCGCCGCTCGCCACGGTCCCCGTCAGGTTGATCGTCAGCCCGGCGGTCGAGCTTCCGTTGAAGAACATCTGGACGCTGTAGCCGGTGGCCGCGAGGTCGATCGGCCCGCCGGTCCCGTTGTAGATCTCCAACGCCTTGTTGTTGCTCGACCCCTCGACGTACTCGGAGAAGAAGAGCTCGCTCGCGGCAGCTGTGGCGGGGGCGATCCCGGCGATCAGTGCTCCGGCAAGGAGCGCCAAGGTCGACAGGACTGCGACGGTGCGCCGCGGGAGGGCGCGAAGGGGTAGGGCAGGCAGCACGGAGGTCCTCCGAGGACACGGGGAGAAAAGTGCCGGGTTGTCCGGCATGCGGAGGAACCTAACCCGCGCCCGCTCCGTCCGGGAAGCGTTGGCTCGAACTTTGCGGTAACAAAGCGGGGTGCTCCCCACCCTCGTCCGACCGATGCTGGCCACCGCCGGCGACCTCCCCTCGGCTGCCGACGAGGAGGCGTGGGCGTTCGAGATGAAGTGGGACGGCGTACGGGCCGTCGTCTACGTCGACGGCGACGTGCGGGTCCTCACCCGCAACGACCGCGAGGTGGCCGCGACCTACCCCGAGCTGCGCGGCCTGGCCGACGCCCTCTCGGGGCGCCCGCTGGTCCTCGACGGGGAGATCGTCGCCCTCGACGAGGCCGGCCGGCCGAGCTTCGGGCAGCTGCAGGCCCGGATGCACGTCCAGCGTCCCTCGTCCGCCCTGCTCGCGCAGGTGCCGGTGAGCCTGCTGGTCTTCGACGTGCTCCACGTGGGGGGTGAGCCACAGCTCTCGAGGACGTACGACCAGAGGCGGGCCGTGCTGGAGGACTTCGGGCTGGCCGGGCCGAGCTGGGCGACTCCGCCGGCCTTCGAGGGCGACGGGGCGGCAGCGATGGCCGCCAGCCGGGCGCAGGGCCTCGAGGGGGTGATCGCCAAGCGGCGGATGTCCACCTACCTGCCCGGGCGGCGGTCGCGCGACTGGGTCAAGGTGAAGCACATCCTGATGCAGGAGGTCGTGGTCGGCGGCTGGTCGCCGGGGGAGGGCCGGCGGGCAGGAGGACTGGGGTCGCTGCTGCTGGGCGTGCCGGACGACGACAGACGGCTGGTGTACGCCGGGCACGTCGGCACCGGCTTCAGCGACCGGGTGCTCGCCGACCTGATGACGCGGCTGACCCGGCTGGAGCAGCCGACGCCACCCTTCGCCGACGAGGTGCCCCGGGCGCACGCCAGAGGCGCCCGCTGGGTGCAGCCGCTGATGGTGGGCGAGGTGGCGTTCTCGGAGTGGACGCGCGACGGCCGGATGCGCCACCCGACCTGGCGCGGGCTGCGGCCGGACAAGGAGCCCGGCGAGGTGCGACGGGAGTCGTGAGGCCGGTCAGCCGATGTGGCTGAGCGTGGTGAGGTCGATCCGGCCGGGGCGCCCGAGCAGGTAGCCCTGGCCGTAGGTGCAGCCCAGCGACGAGAGCAGCCCGCGCTGCGGCTCCTCCTCGATCCCCTCGGCGACCACGGAGACATCGAGCGCATGGCACAGCGAGATGACCGCGGACACGACCGCGGTGCTCGCCTCCGACTCGCCCATCGCGGCCACGAATGAGCGGTCGATCTTCACGAAGCTCGCCGGCACGTCGACCAGGTGCTTGAGCGAGGAGTAGCCCGCGCCGAAGTCGTCGATCGCCAGCCGCACCCCGAGGTGCACCAGCGTGTCCAGCTCGGCCTGGGCGGTCGGTGTCATGCCGAGCAAGGCCGTCTCGGTCAGCTCCAGCACCAGCCGCTGCGGCGCCAGGCCGGTGTCCCCGAGCACCCTCGCCACCAGCCCGGGCAGACGGCCACGGCCCACGTGGCGCGCGGACACGTTGACACTGACGCTCGGGGCATCAGGCCGGTCGCCCCAGGCGACCGCCGCGGCGCAGGCGCGCGGCAGGACGTACCTGTCCAGCTCGAGAATCAGGTCGCTCGCCTCGGCGATCGGCAGGAACGACCCGGGGGCGAGCAGGCCACGCGAGGGATGCTGCCAGCGGACCAGGCTCTCGTACGACATCACGGCACCGTCCGAGAGCCGGCGCACCGGCTGGTAGTCCAGGAACAGCGCCCCGGTCCGCATCGCCTCGCGGAGCTGGTGCTCGAGGTCGAGCCGCTCGGTCGCCTGCTCGACCAGGTGGGGGGTGAAGAGGGCGTAGCGGTCGCGGCCGCTGGTCTTGGCGAGGTACATGGCGGCGTCGGAGTTGCGCAGCAGCTCGGCGGCCGTGATGCCGGGCTCGGCGAAGGCCACCCCGATGCTGACGGTCATGGTGATGCCGCCGGCCCG includes:
- a CDS encoding Ig-like domain-containing protein, with amino-acid sequence MLPALPLRALPRRTVAVLSTLALLAGALIAGIAPATAAASELFFSEYVEGSSNNKALEIYNGTGGPIDLAATGYSVQMFFNGSSTAGLTINLTGTVASGDVFVLAQSSASATILAQADQTSSASWYNGDDAITLRKGTVVVDSIGQAGVDPGTEWGSGLTSTADNTLRREPTVQNGDTNIGDAFDPAVQWSGFATDTFDGLGAHTFVGDDRPIVSQTSPANNGVDVAVDANVAVTFNEPVTLTDGALTLQCANSGSHTVDRTGNGTSYSLDPSPDFAFGESCSATISYTSVSDVDGKHLAADYSWSFTTAPPPPSCDDPQTHTISQVQGAGASSPAVNTVVTVEAVVTAVRPSLSGFFIEEEAADRDGSTATSEGVFVRAPAAAGVVPGSVVQVTGGVREFTGSANGVGSSQTQISDRVTVLACGTASVPAPATVVFPLDAVSDLERVEGMRATFPQDLVISEYFNFARFNETVVGLPPNGRDRFDSPTAVQDPSTAGTQALLADYAKRRITVDDGRGSQNTSPPYFPGTVDTPFTLQNSFRGGDTLTDVTGVVEHTFGLYRVHPTADATYT
- the ligD gene encoding non-homologous end-joining DNA ligase produces the protein MLATAGDLPSAADEEAWAFEMKWDGVRAVVYVDGDVRVLTRNDREVAATYPELRGLADALSGRPLVLDGEIVALDEAGRPSFGQLQARMHVQRPSSALLAQVPVSLLVFDVLHVGGEPQLSRTYDQRRAVLEDFGLAGPSWATPPAFEGDGAAAMAASRAQGLEGVIAKRRMSTYLPGRRSRDWVKVKHILMQEVVVGGWSPGEGRRAGGLGSLLLGVPDDDRRLVYAGHVGTGFSDRVLADLMTRLTRLEQPTPPFADEVPRAHARGARWVQPLMVGEVAFSEWTRDGRMRHPTWRGLRPDKEPGEVRRES